The Helianthus annuus cultivar XRQ/B chromosome 11, HanXRQr2.0-SUNRISE, whole genome shotgun sequence region TGGCCCGACCAGTTGCCCAGTAAAAAGACCAATTCAACGTCTGGTTCCAAAACATTGCTCATAGCCACCATCCACTAAGACCGCCCGTAATGGggcttttttttaaaaaaaaattcaaaaaaaaaaaccgcTCGAAAACGCCCCCCACCCATTACACCCCGGCGTGATTAAGCGTTTTTCGACAAAAAAATTGGGCCGGCGTGTTTAAAAAAATGCCTAAAAGGGCTTGTGGCAAGGGTTGACTGACCAATGGGGCATTGTGgcattatttaatttaaaaaaaataattgtgtaaTTAATGGAAGGGGCGTTATTAGGCATTATTCTCACTACGCTACTTTTGCAAAAccgcccaataatgcccccatGTTGATTGGACTGCCACATGACAGAAAACGCCTAGTTAAAGCATCATTCGACAAACAACTACGCATGGTGTAAGTAATAATTAATTAACATTCTCCAAGTCAAAAGAATTATTAAACCCAAAcccttttttaattttttaattttgttttagttGTGTGGGAATTGTAGCCGTTTGAGCACTTTTGCCAAGATAAAAGTTACAGAATAACGTTAGACTGTCACTCTCACTTCTAACCTTCAACCTATATTTAGGGCTTCATCTTATTTCACTTCAGATCCAAACAAATCAAAACCCCACATCAAAATCTACAACCTTTTGTTTAATTTCATGGAATCTCTTGATTCGGATCACAATGTCGGACCTGGGTTTCCTCTTGAAACGGGTTCCGACCCGAAACAGAGCAATGGCGGTGGTGCTAGAGGTGAAGTTGACACGTCAGCACCGTTTGAGTCCGTGAAAGAGGCTGTGACCCGATTCGGTGGAGTCGGGTTCTGGAAACCCCATTCTAAACATCTTCATGCTTCTGAGGTATCTCTCTTTCtctgtatgtatatatttatgtGAATTATTATTGGTGTTGTTTGCTTGCTTGAATCATCATATTTTGTCATCattttacataaaaaaaatattttttttaattacccTTTTGGGTTTGACCTCTGTGTTGAATTAAAAAGGTTGAAGCTTTGGTTCTTGTTAAACTAAAAGATATAATATAGTTGAGTTTGGAATTTGGAACCTATTAATGTTGACTTTATTAGTCAAACTAAAAGATgacattttgaattttgaattgaATCTTGATTATGTGTTTACCAATTTGATTCTTAGGGTTGTCTGCTTGAATCACCATATTTTCTCATCATTttgctattttttttttcaattctaGTCACCCTTTTGGATTTGATCTTTGTGTTTGGTCAAAAGCGTCTCAAGAAGTTGAAAACTGAGCCAAAAAGGTTGAAGCTTTGGTTCTTGTTTGTTTTAACAAGTCAAAGTACAAGATATACATTTGAATATAGAACCCATCAGTATTGACGAATTTGATATTGTTTGTTTCCATTTTGTAAATGGAATGTAAGTGATCCGAGCCTGAGCTCGTCTAaacctgagcctgagcctgaacaagaaatttcgttcgtttaactgcacaaacgaacatgaacagaggccgtgttcgttcatttatgttcgtgaacgttcggtaacgtgttcgtttgtgttcgatagttcattagtgtttttagtttttatactTTATTTATGTACTTCAATATTTCCGACAAATAAAATACTTAATAAGTGTCATTGTATTATATATTCTGctcatgaatgcttgtttgtattcgtttgtttccatttgtcttcatgaacattagtttgtacTCATTCGTGTGCATCAACGTTCGTTttcgttcgttgcctaaaattaacaaacaaacacgaacaagttcatttccttaacaaacgaacacaaacataaaatctcgttctgtaggtgttcatgaacagttcgtgaacacatatttcttaacaaacgaacacgaacaaagtcttgttcgtgttcgttcggttcgtttgcagccagTGAGTAATTTTTCAAACTTGAGCTCGACTTGCTCATTATATATTTATAATCAGAGTAATTTACTTACAGTTATCAATTTATATATCTATAATTATAATTTTGTTATAAGTTTATATAAATTATTTAGGTATTTTAATCCTAATTTTATATAACAATAAATATTATGTAAACATATATTTTAATgtatttaaaaattatataaataacagACTTGTTTACTCAAGCTCGATAAACTCGGGCCCTGGCTCCGGCTCGTTTATTAAATGAGCTTATTTTTATTAGGCTCGGGTTCGTTTAAGCCCATCTCGATTCGAGCCTTAGTTCGTCTACACCCTTCATATTGTTCATGTGCTTGCAGAATGACGGTGAAGAAGAGTTTGATGCAGCAAAAGCCGAAGAGCAGGCTGTGCAGTTAGCAAACGATTTGATGGTGAAAGAAAGGGAAACACTTGAAGTCTTGAAAGAACTCGAAGCAACAAAGAGTCTTGTCGAAGAATTAAAAGTCAAACTTCAGAAAGAATCAGCCGCAGTCAACGATCAACTGAAAGAAGTCAAAGAATCAAGAGATGGAAATGACGAAAACGCCCTTGAAACGCAATCAACTCCAAGTTTCATTCTGATGGAATTGAAGCAGGCTAAACTTCACTTAACAAGAACAACAAATGATCTTGCTGACATCAGAGCAACTGTGGAAACTTACAGCAAAATGATCGAGAAAGAAAGATTCGAACTCGAGAAAACCCGTCAGCGATTATCTTCAAGTTCTTCAAAAACGTCGTCTTTGAAAGACGTTGACTTTCCGAAGGAGCTTCATAGGTTAACTTCCGAAACAGAAGAGTTCAAGAAGGTAGGAGAGGTAGCAAAATCCGAAGTTTTAAAATCAATGAATCAAATCAAACAAactaaaagaaaaatcaaaacagCCGAAATCCGTCTGATCGCCGCTAGAAAGTTGAAGGAAGCGGCTAGAGCCAGTGAAGCTCTTGCGCGAATTGAAATGAAGTCAATATCAGAAAGTCAAACGTTATCGGAAGGTGACGGTGTAACTCTTTCGTTTGAAGAGTACAATTCTTTAAAATCGAAAGCTCGAGAGGCTGAAGAATCTTTAGTTAAAAAAGTCAACGAATCGGTGGTCAAAGTCAACCAATCCGAGATCTTGAACAGGGTAGAGGAAGCAACAGAAGAAGTAATACACAGTAAGAGGGTTCTCGAAGAAGCGTTGAGTAAAGCGGAAGCTGCTAACAACGACAAGTTAAAAGCGGAAGAAGCTCTTAGAAAGTGGCGGTCAGATCATGGTCAAAGAAGAAAGTCAACGGTTCAAAACTCGCCGAAGTTCAAGAATTCTTCGAGTAGGAACAACGCTCGTTTGTTGGACGTAAACGGGGCCCATTTGGGAGGTAACGTGACGAATCCTATGTTGGCAGGTCCCATTTTGGCGCCCACGATGTCGATTGGGCAGATTTTGAGCCGGAAGTTGCTTTTGACAGAAGAGTATTATGAGAAAAGTGACATGAAAAGGAAGGTTTCTTTGGCGCAAATGTTGAGTAAACCTACTATTAAtggcggtggtggcagcggcaatggtggtggcggtggtgggggTGTTGATGGCTGCAGAGGGGTGAAAGGGAAGAGAAAGAAGTTTGGGTTTGGTCGAATTCAGTTTCTAGTGACGAAACCgagcaagaagaagaagaaacataGTGTAAGTCCACGCCTTTCGAGCACCACTGGTTAGAAAGTTTTTTCTGTTTCGGATCTGATATAACTCTAGGATTTTATtaatttgtttatttgtttgtttttcatGCTAAAAACCATGTTGCTTTAGATATTATTCGCTGTTAGATATAGATAGGCAACGTGATTATAATACCCTATCCCTGTAAAAATCGGTTGCATATGGTTATTGTTTAAATATATCAATGTTTgtaatttttctttaaatttgtGTAAGGCTCAGACTATTTGGTACAAGGTTCCTTGGGAGGGTGTTCTTTCTGTGACCAACTTTGAGCGTGAGAGTAAGCAATGGTATAAACCAGAATTGTCGTCTGACAAAGACAGTGTATGCGTATTTAACATGAGGTGGTTGAATGCCCCCTTTGCTCGGTATTTACATACTTTTTCTATACTTAGACCCTCTTACCGACTCATGGATAATGTTTTATCCCTGGGACAATGGCCGGGTTGGTGGAAGTTCCCTTTTACTTTGACATGACGGTGATTAAATACACTTGTAGGATGCTTGATGCTTTGTACCCGCTTGGCCTTTTCCCGTTAAAGCCTATGGCTTTCGGCCAGCCTGGAGGGGTTGGCGCTCATGAATGGACCTCTGGTCGTGTTTAGACTTGTGGCACAGACTCGATGTTATCCCATCGTGTCCCCTCTAACCGGGCTCATAACTTCAGTGCACAATGATTTGTGTAAGATTGTCACCGCTGACATACATTAGTATAACACGATATAGTGAAATGATTTGAGTAGATGGTTGTGTGGGCTGTCGGGTCTGCTAGTCGTCTTTATCATGTGTTTCGAATGAGTACATTATGTTTAATTTCTTTACTACTTTTAAAGACTTTGTTTAGTAAggaaatatttctttactactaATTTTCTCCTCAAAGAATTTTCCACGGCATCATTTGATTAGTCCATTTGACTTTTTATATTCGAAACATTACTTGTTAGATAAGTTTCTTTCCAAATTTTATATTAATT contains the following coding sequences:
- the LOC110885379 gene encoding WEB family protein At2g38370 — encoded protein: MESLDSDHNVGPGFPLETGSDPKQSNGGGARGEVDTSAPFESVKEAVTRFGGVGFWKPHSKHLHASENDGEEEFDAAKAEEQAVQLANDLMVKERETLEVLKELEATKSLVEELKVKLQKESAAVNDQLKEVKESRDGNDENALETQSTPSFILMELKQAKLHLTRTTNDLADIRATVETYSKMIEKERFELEKTRQRLSSSSSKTSSLKDVDFPKELHRLTSETEEFKKVGEVAKSEVLKSMNQIKQTKRKIKTAEIRLIAARKLKEAARASEALARIEMKSISESQTLSEGDGVTLSFEEYNSLKSKAREAEESLVKKVNESVVKVNQSEILNRVEEATEEVIHSKRVLEEALSKAEAANNDKLKAEEALRKWRSDHGQRRKSTVQNSPKFKNSSSRNNARLLDVNGAHLGGNVTNPMLAGPILAPTMSIGQILSRKLLLTEEYYEKSDMKRKVSLAQMLSKPTINGGGGSGNGGGGGGGVDGCRGVKGKRKKFGFGRIQFLVTKPSKKKKKHSVSPRLSSTTG